A DNA window from Oscillospiraceae bacterium contains the following coding sequences:
- a CDS encoding cupin domain-containing protein: METKLTEIAERIRALREICGFSAEEMAAATNITAGQYAELESGAKDFSFTFLYLCAEKFGVDMVELLTGENPHLTGYTVVRGGKGLPIKRREGFEYNHLAANFRAKQAEPFLVKAPYFEAAQAQPIAMSVHEGQEFDFVISGTMKFAHDGHFEILNSGDSVYYDSGTPHGMIAVSGGDCMFLAVVIKGEGKS; this comes from the coding sequence ATGGAGACCAAACTGACTGAGATTGCCGAGCGAATCAGAGCGTTACGCGAGATTTGCGGCTTTTCCGCAGAGGAAATGGCCGCGGCAACCAATATTACCGCCGGGCAGTATGCCGAACTGGAGAGCGGGGCAAAGGATTTTTCATTCACGTTTTTGTATCTGTGCGCCGAAAAATTCGGCGTCGATATGGTCGAGTTGCTGACCGGCGAAAATCCGCATCTGACGGGTTATACCGTGGTGAGAGGCGGAAAAGGGCTTCCGATCAAGCGGCGCGAGGGGTTTGAATACAACCACCTCGCCGCCAACTTCCGTGCCAAACAGGCAGAGCCGTTTTTGGTCAAAGCACCGTATTTCGAGGCCGCGCAGGCCCAACCGATCGCCATGTCTGTGCACGAGGGACAGGAGTTTGACTTTGTGATCTCCGGCACGATGAAATTCGCCCACGACGGGCATTTTGAGATTTTGAATTCAGGCGACTCGGTATATTACGACTCCGGCACGCCGCACGGTATGATTGCCGTCAGCGGCGGGGACTGTATGTTCCTTGCGGTGGTCATCAAGGGGGAGGGGAAGTCATGA
- a CDS encoding AMP-binding protein, which yields MRNINLNYVGEKYDENGILCEYKLKIPEDFNFAYDVVDDIAVHEPSRRAMFWVGKNGEERNYTFADMKRWSDKTANYLRSLGIQKGDPVMVVLKRHYQFWFCALALHKLGAVLIPATYMMTAHDVKYRIDSASVKAVICTSDGDVGAAIEQAESECPTLKLKMMVNGAREGWMDFDAGISLADEKFERVATKVHEPMLLYFSSGTSGYPKMVLHDYSYALGHLLTAKHWHCVVPDGLHLSIADTGWGKAVWGKFYGQWLMEAGIFVYDLEKFVPAEILTMVGKYKLTTLCCPPTMFRMFINDGLEKYDLSSLKHTTIAGEALNPDVFNKWYEATGLKLMEGFGQTETTVVICNTRGMTPRPGSMGKPSPQYQVDLIDPDGNSCPNGATGEIVIKYEPHPPGLMCEYYRNEKKTTEAMHGGWYHTGDTAWRDEDGYFWYVGRNDDIIKSSGYRIGPFEVESVLVTHPAVLECAVTGTPDPVRGQLVKATVVLRPGFAPSEALVKELQEHVKHETAPYKYPRVIEFVDKLPKTINGKIRRVEIRDRDQ from the coding sequence ATGAGAAATATCAATTTGAATTATGTCGGGGAGAAATACGACGAAAACGGGATACTCTGCGAATATAAGCTCAAAATCCCCGAGGATTTCAATTTTGCTTACGATGTCGTCGACGATATCGCCGTTCACGAGCCGAGCCGAAGGGCGATGTTTTGGGTCGGTAAAAATGGTGAAGAACGAAATTACACTTTTGCCGATATGAAACGGTGGTCTGACAAGACCGCGAATTACCTGAGATCGCTCGGGATTCAAAAAGGCGATCCGGTCATGGTGGTGCTCAAACGGCATTACCAGTTCTGGTTTTGCGCGCTGGCGCTGCACAAACTCGGTGCAGTGCTGATCCCCGCCACTTATATGATGACTGCGCACGACGTGAAATACCGGATCGACAGCGCAAGCGTAAAAGCAGTGATCTGCACCTCCGACGGCGACGTCGGCGCGGCGATCGAGCAGGCCGAATCCGAATGTCCGACGCTGAAGCTGAAGATGATGGTCAACGGCGCACGCGAGGGCTGGATGGACTTTGACGCGGGCATCTCCCTTGCCGATGAAAAGTTTGAGCGGGTCGCGACCAAGGTCCATGAGCCGATGTTATTATACTTTTCGTCGGGGACTTCGGGCTATCCCAAGATGGTTCTGCACGACTATTCCTATGCGCTCGGGCATCTTCTGACCGCAAAACACTGGCACTGCGTCGTGCCCGACGGACTGCATCTCTCGATCGCGGACACCGGCTGGGGGAAAGCGGTCTGGGGGAAATTTTACGGGCAGTGGCTGATGGAAGCCGGCATCTTCGTCTATGATCTTGAGAAGTTCGTGCCCGCCGAAATTCTGACAATGGTCGGAAAATACAAGCTCACAACATTGTGTTGTCCTCCAACGATGTTTCGGATGTTCATTAACGACGGGTTGGAAAAATACGATCTTTCTTCGCTGAAGCACACAACGATTGCGGGAGAGGCGCTCAATCCCGACGTGTTCAACAAATGGTATGAAGCCACCGGATTGAAACTGATGGAGGGTTTCGGCCAGACCGAGACCACCGTCGTGATCTGCAATACCCGCGGTATGACGCCGAGACCCGGCTCGATGGGCAAGCCGTCTCCGCAGTATCAAGTCGATCTGATCGATCCGGACGGAAACAGCTGCCCGAACGGCGCGACCGGCGAGATCGTGATCAAATACGAACCCCATCCACCGGGCTTGATGTGCGAATATTACCGCAACGAGAAGAAGACTACGGAAGCCATGCACGGCGGCTGGTATCACACCGGTGACACCGCCTGGCGAGACGAGGACGGCTATTTCTGGTATGTCGGGCGCAACGACGACATTATAAAGTCATCCGGCTACCGTATCGGACCGTTCGAGGTCGAAAGTGTCCTTGTGACCCATCCGGCGGTGCTCGAGTGCGCGGTCACGGGTACGCCCGACCCAGTGCGCGGGCAGCTCGTCAAAGCCACGGTCGTGTTAAGACCCGGTTTTGCGCCG